One window from the genome of Diabrotica virgifera virgifera chromosome 6, PGI_DIABVI_V3a encodes:
- the LOC114332304 gene encoding zinc finger protein 235-like: MELSQVSEKSCKIETSNHEVDDALLDTMKIEIKEEPFSESAQEEFVYSDLKELPVKTEIEQDEQKFALFEESQVDEKCFLQEENQMQIMEPLTKPLYHKGNYVSRCSEGKRLSKNKKVQTGQECYNCEICFKQFSQEVLLKRHLRVHTGEKPHKCEICFKQFSQAGHLKGHLRVHTGEKPHKCEICFQQFNRTHHLTTHLRRHTGEKPHKCEICFKQFSVADHLKTHLRVHTGEKSYKCEICLKQFSQAGSLKIHLRVHTGEKPHKCEICLRQFSQAGHLKVHLRVHTGEKPHKCEICFKHFIQAGDLKKHLRVHTGEKPHKCEICFQQFSRAHHLKTHLRVHTGEKGYECEICFKQFSAAGNLKTHLRVHTGERPYNCEICFKQFTHKNSLQQHTKVHAGQKL; the protein is encoded by the exons ATGGAATTATCACAAGTTAGTGAAAAATCCTGTAAAATAGAAACATCAAATCATGAAGTAGATGATGCTCTTCTGGATACCATGAAAATTGAAATTAAAGAAGAACCCTTTAGTGAAAGTGCACAGGAGGAATTTGTTTATTCGGATTTAAAAGAATTACCTGTAAAGACTGAAATTGAACAAGACGAGCAGAAGTTTGCACTATTTGAAGAAAGTCAAGTTgatgaaaaat GTTTCCTCCAAGAGGAGAACCAAATGCAAATTATGGAACCATTAACTAAACCTTTATATCATAAAGGAAACTATGTAAGCAGATGCAGTGAAGGAAAAagattaagtaaaaataaaaaagttcagACTGGCCAAGAATGTTAcaactgtgaaatttgttttaagcagtttagtcaagaAGTTCTTTTGAAacgacatttgagagtgcacactggggaaaaacctcacaagtgtgaaatctgttttaagcagtttagtcaagcaggtcatttgaaaggacatttgagagtacacactggagaaaaacctcacaagtgtgaaatctgttttcaGCAGTTTAATCGAACACATCATTTGACAACACATTTGAGAaggcacactggagaaaaacctcacaagtgtgaaatctgttttaagcagtttagtgtaGCAGatcatttgaaaacacatttgagagtgcacactggtgaaaaatcttacaagtgtgaaatctgtttaaagcaatttagtcaagcaggtagtttaaaaatacatttgagggtacacactggagaaaaacctcacaagtgtgaaatttgtcttcGGCAGTTCAGTCAAGCAGGacatttgaaagtacatttgagagtacacactggagaaaaacctcacaagtgtgaaatttgttttaagcactTTATTCAAGCAggtgatttgaaaaaacatttgagagtgcacacaggagaaaaacctcacaagtgtgaaatctgttttcaGCAGTTTAGTCGAGCACatcatttgaaaacacatttgagagtgcacactggagaaaaaggttacgagtgtgaaatttgttttaaacaatttagtgcagcgggtaatttgaaaacacatttgagagtgcacactggagaaagacCTTAcaactgtgaaatttgtttcaagcagttCACTCATAAAAATTCTTTGCAGCAACATACGAAAGTTCACGCTGGTCAAAAACTTTAG